The Sporomusa termitida genome has a window encoding:
- the trpS gene encoding tryptophan--tRNA ligase, with the protein MQENYNQYILIADMQALTDNAEKPEKVSQNVLEVATDYLAVGIDPEKSKFVVQSQLPDIALLSMIFSNLISVARVGRNPTVKEELNQKWIKHDVPLGFFSYPVSQAADIAAFKASIVPVGQDQLPMIELTNEIVKKFNRIYGREVFVEATAIVPKIGRLPGIDGKAKMSKSLGNVINLKAEPKEIEKAVKMMFADPHHIHIEDPGKVEGNVVFAYLDVFDPEKEKLEELKANYVRGGLGDGVVKNRLNGILQEVIAPIRAERKRLERDPGEVIRVVQEGTLKAKEVVRATLQEVKSVIGIDYNSIWSKSRDRKRR; encoded by the coding sequence ATGCAGGAAAACTACAATCAATATATCCTTATTGCCGATATGCAGGCTCTGACCGATAATGCCGAGAAGCCGGAAAAGGTTAGTCAGAACGTATTAGAGGTGGCAACCGACTATTTGGCAGTGGGTATTGATCCCGAAAAATCCAAATTTGTTGTCCAATCGCAACTACCTGATATTGCGCTATTAAGCATGATTTTTTCGAATCTTATTTCAGTGGCAAGAGTCGGAAGGAATCCAACTGTTAAGGAAGAGTTAAATCAGAAGTGGATCAAACATGATGTTCCGCTTGGCTTTTTTTCCTATCCGGTCAGTCAAGCAGCAGATATTGCAGCCTTTAAAGCCTCGATAGTTCCTGTTGGGCAAGACCAACTGCCTATGATTGAACTGACCAATGAGATTGTTAAAAAATTTAACCGTATTTATGGGCGAGAAGTATTTGTAGAGGCTACTGCTATTGTTCCCAAGATAGGACGTTTGCCGGGTATTGATGGCAAAGCCAAGATGAGTAAGAGCTTAGGTAATGTGATTAATCTTAAAGCTGAGCCAAAAGAGATTGAAAAAGCAGTAAAAATGATGTTCGCTGATCCTCATCATATTCACATTGAAGATCCTGGGAAGGTTGAAGGTAACGTTGTATTTGCTTATCTTGACGTTTTTGATCCTGAAAAAGAAAAACTAGAGGAGCTTAAAGCTAATTATGTGCGAGGTGGTTTAGGAGATGGCGTCGTAAAAAATCGGCTTAATGGCATACTGCAAGAAGTTATTGCCCCGATTCGTGCCGAGAGAAAACGGTTGGAAAGGGACCCAGGCGAAGTTATTCGGGTGGTTCAAGAAGGAACACTAAAAGCGAAGGAAGTTGTGCGTGCGACGCTCCAAGAAGTTAAATCGGTAATAGGAATCGATTATAACTCAATTTGGTCAAAATCGCGAGATAGAAAGAGACGGTAG
- a CDS encoding HD domain-containing phosphohydrolase — MEHSFQLAASMLNYVSDIIWMKDTNGRYIIVSDSFNTLFGLPKNYVIGKTDFDFQPVERAIDYQKQDQLVCQQRLTATFKDYQIAADGKKRFFEINKQPLCDETDQVTGIIGIGRDITSQIRIKEYLKYFSYYDPLTGLYNRNYFEEMPYKLYKRQVQVAGVLICDIDNLKLVNDIIGRDAGDEWLKEVANIIKNAVSQQGIAIRTGGDEFAIVIYHATPEILASVSQGIRQQLAEKNKQDQLLPLTMAIGQAVGDLTENDFFSLVKRAEAGMYREKMQHMQTMSASLLNTVIKPLLLQDAGLGRQGERIRQQAAGLGAALGFTDERMQHLRLFAQFHDIGKIIIPESILQKNGSLSADEWAAVHRHPETGFHLARLTVELAPVADWILKHHEWWNGAGYPLGLKGREIPVEARIIQIVNAYDVMTYGRPYRQAIPPAAAVEELQGLAGVKFDPELVSCFVGLLAAAGSAGLRI, encoded by the coding sequence ATGGAACATAGCTTTCAGCTAGCGGCATCGATGTTAAATTATGTTTCGGACATTATTTGGATGAAAGATACAAATGGCCGTTATATTATTGTCAGCGATTCATTTAATACCTTGTTCGGATTGCCCAAAAACTATGTTATTGGCAAAACAGACTTTGATTTTCAGCCTGTTGAGCGGGCCATCGACTACCAGAAGCAAGATCAACTGGTCTGCCAGCAGCGGTTGACTGCCACTTTTAAAGATTACCAGATCGCCGCCGATGGGAAAAAACGTTTTTTTGAGATTAACAAGCAGCCTCTTTGTGACGAAACCGACCAGGTTACCGGCATTATTGGCATTGGGCGGGATATTACCAGTCAGATTCGCATTAAGGAATATTTAAAATACTTCAGTTATTATGACCCCCTAACCGGTCTGTATAACCGTAATTATTTTGAGGAAATGCCCTATAAGCTGTACAAGCGGCAGGTCCAGGTTGCAGGGGTGCTAATCTGTGATATTGACAATTTGAAGCTGGTCAATGATATCATTGGCCGTGATGCCGGGGATGAGTGGCTAAAAGAAGTAGCCAACATTATTAAAAATGCCGTCAGTCAGCAGGGCATTGCGATACGTACCGGCGGTGACGAATTTGCCATTGTGATATACCATGCCACCCCGGAAATCTTGGCTTCTGTCAGCCAGGGCATCAGGCAGCAGCTGGCAGAAAAGAATAAGCAAGATCAATTACTGCCGTTAACCATGGCAATTGGCCAGGCTGTGGGTGATTTAACAGAGAATGACTTCTTTTCCCTGGTTAAAAGGGCTGAAGCAGGGATGTACCGGGAGAAAATGCAGCACATGCAAACGATGAGTGCCAGCTTGCTGAACACAGTGATCAAGCCGCTGTTGCTGCAGGATGCCGGCCTGGGCCGACAGGGTGAGCGCATCCGGCAGCAGGCGGCCGGTCTGGGGGCCGCTCTTGGTTTTACAGACGAAAGAATGCAACATTTACGGCTGTTTGCCCAGTTTCATGATATCGGCAAAATAATCATACCGGAGAGTATTTTACAAAAAAACGGATCCTTATCGGCCGATGAGTGGGCTGCTGTGCATCGCCATCCGGAGACCGGCTTTCACCTGGCCAGGCTGACGGTCGAACTGGCCCCGGTTGCCGACTGGATTCTTAAGCACCATGAATGGTGGAACGGAGCCGGTTATCCGCTTGGTCTTAAGGGCCGGGAGATACCGGTTGAGGCCAGAATCATTCAAATAGTGAATGCCTATGATGTTATGACCTACGGCCGCCCCTACCGCCAAGCCATACCGCCGGCCGCCGCTGTTGAAGAATTGCAGGGGCTGGCCGGGGTTAAGTTTGATCCTGAACTGGTGTCCTGTTTTGTCGGGCTGCTTGCCGCGGCCGGCAGCGCCGGCCTGAGGATTTAG
- a CDS encoding helix-turn-helix domain-containing protein — protein sequence MNPKIASRLKLARERQNLTQVEVYQLTGINNKTLSGYENSVSAPDLNTLVVLANLYETSSDYLLGIVDDYTPRASSLAPLDLAEEIPNLPDEYKEIIYAVIRLHKHTKKGARCCKK from the coding sequence TTGAATCCCAAAATTGCATCAAGGTTGAAGCTCGCCCGGGAGCGCCAGAATCTGACTCAGGTAGAGGTCTATCAACTCACTGGGATTAACAACAAAACTTTGTCCGGCTATGAAAATAGTGTCAGTGCTCCAGATCTCAATACACTGGTAGTTCTTGCAAATCTATATGAAACTTCTTCTGATTATTTATTAGGCATCGTGGATGATTACACCCCGAGGGCATCATCCCTGGCGCCCCTTGATCTTGCAGAGGAAATACCCAATCTGCCAGACGAATATAAAGAGATTATCTATGCTGTGATCCGTTTGCACAAGCATACTAAAAAAGGGGCTCGCTGCTGCAAGAAATAA
- a CDS encoding beta-class carbonic anhydrase, with amino-acid sequence MTVLEQMLAKNKAFVDSTSLIYEQIGSYVGKVPKRKLAVFTCMDTRLVEFLEPALGLRREDAVVIKNAGNSVTGPFEATIRSLVIAIYELGVQEIIVIGHEDCGVAHSSAGTVINKMLDRGISPDAIKMIKDELTVWLDTFHHPHDNVRQVVGRIRNNPLIPADVPIHGLIFEPHTGEVSVLLNGY; translated from the coding sequence ATGACTGTCTTAGAACAGATGCTTGCCAAAAACAAAGCTTTTGTGGACAGTACATCGCTGATTTATGAGCAAATCGGCAGCTATGTTGGCAAAGTACCAAAACGGAAGCTGGCCGTATTTACCTGCATGGATACAAGGCTGGTGGAATTTCTCGAGCCGGCTCTTGGTCTGAGGCGTGAAGATGCCGTCGTCATTAAAAATGCCGGGAATTCGGTGACAGGGCCGTTTGAGGCAACCATCCGCAGTCTGGTTATTGCCATCTACGAACTTGGTGTGCAGGAAATCATTGTGATTGGCCATGAAGATTGCGGTGTGGCTCACTCCAGCGCCGGTACCGTAATTAATAAAATGCTGGACAGGGGAATCTCGCCTGATGCTATAAAAATGATCAAAGATGAGCTGACAGTTTGGCTGGATACTTTCCACCATCCTCATGACAATGTGCGGCAAGTCGTTGGCCGGATAAGGAATAATCCGCTGATCCCGGCCGATGTACCGATACATGGCTTAATATTTGAGCCGCATACAGGCGAGGTATCTGTGCTGCTCAACGGGTATTAG
- a CDS encoding M24 family metallopeptidase, translated as MIKAPYQDRLQRAQQMMAENNLDVLLVTNRENLIYFTGLTQIECLAVIIPRQGEPCAVTLWLDAGYVGNETGIKTYGYLFPGESLAAKTVERIKAYGYTEPSIGFERYFVGFAVYDTLRRHFPENGFKNAGELFYRLRAVKDAGEIEYMRQAGRIAVQGMAAAVQAVVPGVRELDVLAEAEYAMLKAGSGGSPFRPQVVAGSRSLLTHPCASSKKIETGEIVVIHLGATYEGYCAKLCRTVAVGDVGEAKRAVYELLLKAQTAAIAALKPGITAAEVDAAAREIVEEHGYGQSFLDVVGYGVGIRQSEFYPLIGKGRQERIEAGMVVDLLLPTIYRQDIGGPRVTDCIYIANNGSELLTDYPRELIQAY; from the coding sequence ATGATCAAGGCCCCTTACCAGGACCGGCTGCAAAGAGCCCAGCAAATGATGGCGGAGAACAATCTTGATGTCCTGCTGGTAACCAACCGGGAGAACCTGATCTACTTTACCGGGTTGACCCAGATTGAATGCCTGGCTGTGATCATTCCGCGCCAGGGTGAACCATGTGCCGTAACGTTATGGCTGGATGCCGGTTATGTAGGGAATGAGACCGGCATAAAAACGTACGGCTATCTCTTTCCGGGAGAGAGTCTGGCAGCTAAAACCGTCGAGCGGATCAAGGCTTACGGTTATACCGAACCCAGTATCGGGTTTGAACGTTATTTTGTCGGGTTTGCCGTATATGATACGTTGCGTCGCCATTTTCCCGAAAATGGGTTCAAAAACGCCGGTGAACTCTTTTATCGCCTGCGCGCGGTGAAAGACGCCGGGGAGATAGAGTATATGCGCCAGGCGGGGAGGATTGCCGTACAGGGCATGGCGGCCGCTGTGCAGGCGGTAGTGCCGGGCGTGCGCGAACTGGATGTCCTGGCCGAAGCGGAGTATGCCATGTTAAAAGCAGGATCAGGCGGATCTCCCTTTCGTCCTCAGGTTGTTGCCGGCAGCCGGTCCCTGCTGACTCATCCCTGCGCCAGCAGCAAGAAAATTGAAACAGGTGAGATTGTCGTTATCCATTTGGGCGCCACGTATGAGGGGTATTGCGCCAAACTGTGCCGCACCGTGGCTGTAGGTGACGTTGGCGAGGCCAAAAGAGCTGTATATGAGCTGTTGCTGAAAGCACAGACAGCTGCCATTGCCGCGCTTAAGCCGGGAATAACCGCTGCTGAGGTGGATGCTGCCGCCCGGGAGATTGTTGAGGAGCACGGCTACGGCCAAAGCTTTCTTGATGTCGTCGGCTATGGCGTGGGTATCCGGCAATCTGAGTTTTATCCCCTCATCGGCAAAGGCCGGCAGGAACGGATTGAAGCCGGTATGGTGGTGGATTTGCTGTTGCCTACCATCTACAGACAGGACATTGGCGGACCCCGGGTGACGGATTGTATCTATATAGCAAACAATGGTTCTGAATTGCTCACCGATTACCCGCGCGAGCTGATACAAGCCTATTAG
- the dmpG gene encoding 4-hydroxy-2-oxovalerate aldolase has translation MKHIRLIDVTLRDGMHAISHSLAAEQMAGIARRLDEAGVTTVEIGHGDGIGGSSLQYGFAKATDKEYFAAVSQALKNCKLDVLLIPGIGTIEDLKVAMEYNVHTVRVATHVTEADVAEQHINFAKKHGLEAIGFLMMSHMASVEKVVEQAKLMESYGSDIVYVTDSGGAMVPGEVKEKIAAVKAAVKVPVGFHGHNNLGLAIGNSLAAIEAGATIIDGSVRGLGAGAGNTQLEVLAAVLAKMGYETGIDLYKLMDVGQEVIDPLLHRPQVISNDALVIGYAGAYGSFLLHARRAAEKFGVDSRDILMELGRRKTVGGQEDLIIDVAIELSKQRRPGAV, from the coding sequence ATGAAGCATATCCGTTTAATTGACGTTACGCTGCGTGACGGCATGCATGCCATCAGCCACTCGCTGGCGGCCGAACAAATGGCGGGAATTGCCCGGCGTTTGGATGAGGCCGGTGTAACTACTGTTGAAATTGGCCATGGGGATGGGATTGGCGGATCATCCCTGCAATACGGTTTCGCTAAAGCTACCGACAAAGAGTATTTTGCGGCAGTTTCGCAAGCGCTGAAAAATTGCAAGCTGGATGTGCTGTTAATTCCCGGCATCGGGACGATTGAGGATTTGAAGGTTGCCATGGAATACAATGTTCACACCGTCCGGGTTGCTACCCATGTTACAGAGGCCGATGTGGCCGAACAGCACATAAATTTTGCCAAGAAGCATGGGCTGGAGGCTATCGGTTTTCTGATGATGAGCCATATGGCCTCTGTGGAAAAAGTGGTTGAGCAGGCCAAACTGATGGAGAGCTATGGCTCGGATATTGTCTATGTGACCGACTCCGGCGGCGCCATGGTGCCGGGGGAAGTGAAAGAAAAAATTGCGGCCGTGAAGGCGGCTGTCAAGGTTCCGGTTGGCTTCCATGGCCATAACAATCTGGGCCTGGCGATTGGCAATAGTTTGGCGGCTATCGAAGCCGGGGCTACTATTATCGACGGCTCGGTCCGCGGTCTGGGGGCCGGTGCCGGCAACACCCAGCTGGAGGTATTGGCAGCAGTGCTTGCTAAAATGGGGTATGAAACCGGCATTGATCTTTATAAATTGATGGATGTCGGTCAGGAGGTTATTGACCCGCTGCTGCATCGCCCCCAGGTAATCAGCAATGACGCGCTGGTTATCGGCTATGCCGGTGCTTATGGCAGCTTCCTGCTCCATGCCCGCCGCGCCGCAGAAAAATTCGGGGTTGATTCCCGGGATATTCTCATGGAACTGGGCCGGCGCAAAACTGTAGGCGGTCAGGAGGATCTGATTATTGACGTTGCCATTGAACTGAGCAAACAACGCCGGCCGGGGGCCGTATGA
- a CDS encoding acetaldehyde dehydrogenase (acetylating) — protein MKLRTAIVGPGNIGIDLMLKIARSEHLELVIMAGIVPDSHGLKLAEERGIKTTIEGIHGILQEANIDIVFDATGARAHQMHAPLLKAAGIFAVDLTPAAVGPYCVPAVELNLGGGVDNVNMVTCGGQATVPIVAAINQVVPVEYAEIVATISSKSAGPGTRQNIDEFTETTRSALIKVGGAKEGKAIIILNPAEPPVMMRNTIYCKCDTRNIDKIKEAINAMVTKVKKYVPGYHLKIEPYADGERVVAMVEVEGAGDYLPKYSGNLDIITSAAIAVAERYAQNKLKGVNS, from the coding sequence GTGAAGTTAAGAACCGCTATAGTTGGACCAGGTAATATAGGAATAGATCTAATGCTGAAAATAGCCCGTAGCGAGCATTTGGAACTGGTGATAATGGCCGGGATTGTCCCCGACTCTCACGGATTAAAGCTGGCAGAAGAAAGAGGAATTAAGACCACAATTGAGGGCATTCACGGGATTTTGCAGGAAGCGAATATTGATATAGTGTTTGATGCCACCGGCGCCCGGGCTCACCAAATGCATGCGCCACTCTTAAAAGCAGCCGGGATTTTTGCCGTTGATTTAACACCGGCAGCCGTGGGACCCTACTGTGTACCGGCAGTAGAGCTTAACTTAGGGGGTGGTGTGGACAATGTGAATATGGTGACCTGCGGCGGGCAGGCAACTGTCCCGATTGTGGCCGCAATCAACCAGGTGGTCCCTGTTGAATATGCGGAGATCGTGGCCACAATCTCCAGTAAAAGCGCCGGACCCGGTACCCGGCAAAATATCGATGAATTCACCGAAACCACCAGGAGCGCCCTGATAAAAGTGGGTGGGGCCAAGGAAGGCAAAGCCATTATCATCCTGAATCCGGCGGAACCGCCGGTTATGATGCGCAACACAATTTACTGCAAGTGTGACACCCGTAATATTGACAAAATCAAAGAAGCGATTAACGCTATGGTGACGAAAGTAAAAAAATATGTTCCCGGCTATCATTTAAAAATCGAGCCTTATGCGGACGGGGAACGGGTAGTGGCCATGGTGGAAGTGGAAGGGGCCGGCGACTATCTGCCCAAGTATTCCGGCAACCTTGATATTATTACCTCGGCCGCGATTGCCGTCGCTGAGCGTTATGCCCAGAACAAACTGAAGGGGGTTAATTCATGA
- a CDS encoding 2-keto-4-pentenoate hydratase, translated as MEKNTINQLAAALYEAEKTGTAIATLTDQYPLTNDEAYAIQLEGMKLRLAAGHRIVGKKIGLTSKAMQNALGVFEPDYGYIADYMMGYEGDAVVLSELIAPKVEPEIAFVLQEDLQGPGITIADVLRATAGIMPAIEIIDSRIKDWKIKIQDTIADGASIGRVILSGKLTPLADIDMRYMGLVLEKNGEVVATAAGAAVLGHPANAVAWLANKLAQYNISLKKGEVIMSGSFTAACPVADGDNITFYFDRIGSVSARFKKQEGIL; from the coding sequence ATGGAAAAAAACACCATTAATCAACTGGCTGCCGCGCTTTATGAGGCGGAGAAGACCGGTACAGCGATTGCAACTCTCACCGATCAGTATCCGCTTACCAACGACGAGGCTTATGCCATTCAGCTTGAAGGCATGAAACTGCGGCTGGCCGCCGGACATCGTATTGTCGGGAAAAAGATTGGTTTGACGAGTAAGGCTATGCAGAATGCGCTGGGCGTATTTGAGCCTGATTATGGTTATATTGCCGATTATATGATGGGCTATGAAGGTGATGCCGTTGTGTTAAGCGAGCTTATTGCCCCGAAAGTCGAACCGGAAATTGCTTTTGTCTTGCAGGAAGACCTCCAGGGCCCGGGGATTACGATTGCCGATGTTTTACGGGCTACCGCCGGGATTATGCCGGCCATCGAGATTATTGACAGCAGGATAAAAGACTGGAAGATCAAGATTCAGGACACAATTGCCGACGGCGCTTCCATCGGGCGGGTTATTCTGAGCGGGAAGCTGACGCCCCTTGCGGATATTGACATGAGGTATATGGGGCTGGTGCTTGAGAAAAACGGTGAAGTAGTTGCTACCGCGGCCGGCGCTGCCGTTCTCGGACACCCGGCCAACGCCGTCGCCTGGCTGGCCAATAAGCTGGCCCAATATAACATTAGTCTGAAAAAAGGCGAGGTCATTATGTCCGGGTCCTTTACCGCCGCCTGCCCGGTAGCTGACGGTGATAATATAACATTTTATTTTGACCGTATCGGCAGCGTATCTGCGCGTTTTAAAAAACAGGAGGGGATTTTGTGA
- a CDS encoding molybdopterin-binding protein: MNLNLLEKTELRVQNVLMKDVNLSDIATSVAQVLELPPEKVLVIDVRQDHFCLDILEKKVSINQIIGKEKLLLARLGQITGLTISPETFIDSQGIMGLINCDAVESGQIVTRTQAMLTEIEKNVLARALVYATGFELEQAMIEDTNSPYLCKAMQENGYKTEFGGVIADSKGAISRKIMEAIDRGFGLIITTGGVGAEDKDFSVEALLAVDPAALTPYIVQFEQGTGRHVKDGVRIGIGKVGLATIVSLPGPHDEVVAATEVLKQYCRAGLVDQAGLATELARILRGKLQQKWRGHHGKKHH, from the coding sequence ATGAATTTAAATCTGCTTGAGAAAACGGAACTGCGGGTTCAGAATGTCCTTATGAAAGATGTAAATTTAAGTGATATTGCCACAAGCGTAGCCCAGGTTCTGGAATTACCACCGGAAAAAGTATTGGTTATTGACGTACGGCAAGATCATTTTTGTCTGGATATCCTGGAGAAGAAGGTTTCCATCAACCAGATTATCGGTAAGGAAAAATTGCTGCTGGCAAGGTTGGGACAAATCACCGGCCTTACGATTAGTCCTGAGACTTTTATTGATTCCCAGGGGATTATGGGACTGATTAATTGCGATGCGGTGGAGTCCGGGCAGATTGTGACCAGGACGCAGGCTATGCTGACGGAAATCGAAAAAAATGTTCTGGCCCGGGCGCTGGTTTACGCCACCGGGTTTGAACTTGAACAGGCCATGATTGAAGACACGAATTCCCCGTATCTCTGTAAAGCTATGCAGGAAAACGGTTATAAAACAGAGTTCGGCGGTGTGATTGCCGACAGCAAAGGGGCGATCAGCCGAAAAATAATGGAAGCAATTGATCGTGGCTTTGGTCTGATTATTACTACCGGCGGTGTGGGGGCCGAGGACAAGGATTTTAGCGTTGAGGCGTTATTAGCGGTTGACCCGGCGGCACTGACGCCCTATATTGTCCAATTTGAACAAGGAACCGGGAGACATGTCAAGGATGGGGTACGCATTGGTATCGGCAAGGTAGGGCTTGCTACTATTGTCAGCTTGCCAGGGCCGCATGATGAGGTGGTAGCAGCCACTGAGGTTCTAAAACAATATTGTCGTGCCGGTTTGGTGGATCAGGCTGGTCTGGCCACTGAGCTGGCCCGGATTCTACGGGGAAAATTACAGCAAAAATGGAGGGGTCACCATGGAAAAAAACACCATTAA
- a CDS encoding quinolinate phosphoribosyl transferase — protein sequence MANDIRDTIFASVRDKTYTACLTAEQGGVVAGVKRLQTVLEEQRLSYQLHKQDNDTVAAGEVILTLTGTPKEIAVAEEFAIGMLSKPSGIATAARKAVASAGSLRIVSGAWKKMPPEIKQLVREAVNHGGAHFRIVDVPFLYLDKNFVRMLGGIKETLTAVSARPELKVLQLKGETGDIAAEAVLAAECGAGIIMVDTGNVEDLRRVSAGLRKTGRRSQVQLAFAKGISLQNIGSLQAEDIDILDIGMEIIDAPLLDMKLDVVGS from the coding sequence TTGGCAAACGACATACGTGACACGATTTTTGCCTCGGTGCGGGACAAAACCTATACTGCCTGCCTGACTGCGGAACAAGGCGGGGTAGTGGCGGGCGTTAAGCGGCTCCAAACCGTCCTGGAGGAGCAACGGCTAAGCTATCAGTTGCACAAACAAGACAACGATACAGTAGCCGCAGGCGAGGTCATTCTTACCCTGACCGGCACACCGAAAGAGATTGCCGTTGCCGAAGAGTTTGCTATCGGTATGTTGAGTAAGCCATCCGGGATTGCCACTGCCGCCCGGAAGGCGGTGGCCAGCGCTGGTTCGCTGCGCATTGTGAGCGGCGCCTGGAAAAAAATGCCGCCGGAGATCAAGCAGCTTGTCAGAGAGGCGGTCAATCATGGCGGCGCGCATTTCCGGATTGTGGATGTCCCGTTTTTGTATCTGGACAAAAACTTTGTCCGCATGCTGGGCGGCATTAAGGAAACACTGACTGCCGTGAGCGCAAGACCGGAGTTAAAGGTTCTGCAGTTAAAAGGGGAAACCGGTGATATTGCGGCTGAGGCGGTGTTGGCGGCCGAGTGCGGGGCCGGCATTATCATGGTCGATACCGGCAATGTGGAAGACTTACGCAGGGTAAGCGCCGGTCTGAGAAAAACCGGCCGGCGGTCCCAGGTTCAACTGGCGTTTGCCAAAGGAATTTCCCTGCAGAATATCGGCAGCTTACAGGCCGAAGATATTGATATTTTGGATATCGGCATGGAAATTATCGACGCACCGTTATTAGACATGAAACTTGATGTGGTGGGGAGCTAA
- a CDS encoding benzoate/H(+) symporter BenE family transporter, which produces MAWMEPGYKLTDSLKVTVKNANAAGIGTGFVAAIFSIMGPGVIVMNAAQQGQLSPEVATSWLFAIYMTGGLLTIYYALKYRLPLVAAYSIPGAIIIGKSLTHLPHAEAVGAYYMVAVLVIVISVSGLIKKAIDYLPLPVMLGMIAGVMMSFGVNLVTAIKEQPVLIGPPVLLFFALTALKGFAKKFPPILGSIILGGFLATTLGMAQWDVLEFQLATPVLFLHPEFTVRAFFELTVPLTILVLGVQNIQAVGVLMAEGYKNLPINSIFIAPGLGTVLNAIFGAHPCVTAGPSTAICASPAAGEDKSLRFIAAISEGVFWILFSLSAGVAITVAGLVPKELTAMLAGLAMFGVLISAFAGAFSGRFKYGSFVSFIVAVSNISIFNIGSPFWALIAGLLFSIILEREDFVAQRQEQEQELLLERENGQNA; this is translated from the coding sequence ATGGCATGGATGGAACCAGGGTATAAACTTACCGACAGTCTGAAGGTTACAGTAAAAAACGCTAATGCCGCAGGAATTGGTACCGGTTTTGTTGCCGCAATATTTAGCATTATGGGCCCGGGTGTTATTGTCATGAATGCTGCTCAGCAGGGGCAGCTTTCCCCTGAGGTTGCTACTTCCTGGCTGTTTGCGATCTATATGACCGGTGGCCTGTTAACTATTTATTACGCTTTGAAGTATCGTTTGCCGCTGGTAGCGGCTTACAGTATTCCCGGTGCGATTATCATCGGCAAGTCATTAACTCACCTGCCTCACGCGGAAGCGGTAGGCGCTTACTATATGGTGGCCGTGCTTGTCATTGTCATCAGTGTTTCCGGTCTGATAAAAAAGGCTATTGATTATCTGCCGCTGCCGGTAATGCTGGGAATGATTGCCGGCGTAATGATGAGTTTCGGCGTTAATCTGGTCACTGCAATCAAGGAGCAGCCGGTGCTTATTGGTCCGCCGGTGCTGCTGTTTTTTGCCCTCACGGCGCTGAAAGGGTTCGCTAAGAAATTCCCCCCGATACTGGGATCCATTATTCTGGGCGGATTTCTGGCAACAACGCTGGGCATGGCCCAATGGGATGTGCTCGAGTTTCAATTAGCGACACCGGTGTTGTTTCTGCACCCGGAATTTACGGTCAGGGCATTTTTTGAACTGACAGTCCCGCTGACGATTTTGGTGCTTGGCGTGCAAAACATTCAGGCGGTGGGTGTTTTGATGGCGGAAGGTTATAAAAATCTGCCGATCAATTCGATCTTCATCGCGCCTGGCCTTGGCACTGTTCTGAATGCCATTTTTGGGGCTCATCCCTGCGTTACTGCCGGTCCCAGTACTGCCATTTGCGCCAGCCCGGCCGCCGGAGAGGATAAGTCGCTCCGCTTTATTGCTGCTATTTCCGAAGGCGTTTTTTGGATTCTTTTCTCCCTTTCCGCCGGCGTTGCCATTACTGTTGCCGGGCTTGTGCCGAAAGAACTGACGGCGATGCTGGCCGGTCTGGCTATGTTTGGCGTATTAATCAGTGCCTTCGCCGGTGCCTTTTCCGGCAGATTCAAATACGGTTCGTTCGTGTCCTTCATTGTCGCTGTTTCCAATATCAGCATATTTAACATCGGCTCGCCATTTTGGGCACTAATCGCCGGTCTCCTGTTCTCAATTATATTGGAACGCGAGGATTTTGTGGCTCAGCGACAGGAGCAAGAGCAAGAACTGCTGCTTGAGCGTGAAAATGGGCAAAATGCCTAG